Proteins from one Shewanella pealeana ATCC 700345 genomic window:
- a CDS encoding STAS-like domain-containing protein — protein sequence MKTKKLKNIVVTDFHPKPYGRYTTDGPGCELSSGEVFRDKVLAPALRDYDLVHVDLTGYNRYGRSFLDEAFGGLIRESGFNYQELKEKLTYDHESVKSILQVIDERIEAAERDRNS from the coding sequence ATGAAAACTAAGAAGCTAAAGAATATTGTAGTTACAGATTTCCATCCAAAGCCTTACGGTAGGTATACAACTGATGGCCCTGGTTGTGAATTATCAAGTGGTGAGGTCTTTAGAGATAAAGTTTTAGCTCCAGCCCTAAGAGATTATGATTTAGTTCATGTAGACTTAACTGGATATAACAGGTACGGCCGGTCTTTTCTTGATGAAGCCTTCGGAGGGTTAATAAGGGAATCTGGCTTCAACTATCAAGAACTTAAAGAAAAACTAACATACGACCATGAATCTGTGAAAAGTATTTTACAAGTTATAGATGAACGAATTGAAGCTGCAGAAAGGGATAGGAATAGCTAA
- the groL gene encoding chaperonin GroEL (60 kDa chaperone family; promotes refolding of misfolded polypeptides especially under stressful conditions; forms two stacked rings of heptamers to form a barrel-shaped 14mer; ends can be capped by GroES; misfolded proteins enter the barrel where they are refolded when GroES binds) codes for MAAKEVLFGNDARVKMLAGVNILANAVKVTLGPKGRNVVLDKSFGAPLITKDGVSVAKEIELEDKFENMGAQMVKEVASKANDAAGDGTTTATVLAQAIVTEGLKAVAAGMNPMDLKRGIDKAVVAAVAELKNLSQECSDTKAIAQVGTISANSDESIGEIIATAMERVGKEGVITVEEGQALENELDVVEGMQFDRGYLSPYFINKPETGSVELESPFILLVDKKVSNIRELLPILEGLAKTGKPLLIVAEDVEGEALATLVVNNMRGIVKVAAVKAPGFGDRRKAMLQDIAILTGGTVIAEEIGLELEKATLEDLGTAKRVIITKDDTTIIDGNGEETQIKARVAQIKIQAEESTSDYDKEKLQERMAKLAGGVAVIKVGAATEVEMKEKKARVEDALHATRAAVEEGVVAGGGVALVRVASKIGELDVINEDQKHGVIIALRAMEAPLRQIAANAGEEGSVVANNVKNGTGNYGYNAGNDTYGDMLEMGILDPTKVTRSALQFASSIAGLMITTECMVAEVKEDAADMGGMGGMGGMGGMGGMM; via the coding sequence ATGGCAGCTAAAGAAGTATTATTTGGTAATGACGCACGCGTAAAAATGCTAGCGGGCGTAAACATTCTTGCTAACGCAGTTAAAGTAACTCTAGGCCCAAAAGGTCGTAACGTAGTACTAGACAAGAGCTTTGGTGCTCCGCTTATCACTAAAGATGGCGTGTCAGTCGCTAAAGAGATCGAGCTTGAAGACAAGTTCGAAAACATGGGCGCACAGATGGTTAAAGAAGTTGCTTCTAAAGCCAATGATGCAGCCGGTGACGGTACTACTACTGCTACAGTACTTGCGCAAGCAATCGTTACTGAAGGCCTAAAAGCTGTTGCAGCGGGTATGAACCCAATGGATCTTAAGCGCGGTATCGACAAAGCGGTAGTTGCTGCTGTTGCCGAGCTTAAAAACCTATCTCAAGAGTGTTCTGATACTAAAGCTATCGCTCAAGTAGGTACTATCTCTGCTAACTCTGACGAGTCAATTGGTGAAATCATCGCAACTGCGATGGAGCGCGTGGGTAAAGAAGGCGTTATCACAGTTGAAGAAGGTCAAGCACTAGAGAACGAGCTAGACGTAGTTGAAGGTATGCAGTTCGACCGCGGTTACCTATCTCCATACTTCATCAACAAGCCAGAAACTGGCAGCGTTGAACTAGAAAGCCCATTCATCCTTCTAGTAGACAAGAAAGTATCTAACATTCGTGAATTGCTACCAATCCTTGAAGGTCTAGCTAAAACGGGTAAGCCACTGCTTATCGTTGCAGAAGACGTTGAAGGTGAAGCACTAGCAACACTAGTTGTGAACAACATGCGCGGTATCGTTAAAGTTGCAGCTGTTAAGGCGCCAGGCTTTGGTGACCGTCGTAAGGCAATGCTACAAGACATCGCTATCCTAACTGGCGGCACTGTTATTGCTGAAGAGATTGGTCTAGAGCTAGAAAAAGCGACTCTAGAAGATCTAGGTACGGCTAAGCGCGTTATTATCACTAAAGATGACACGACTATCATCGACGGTAACGGCGAAGAGACTCAGATCAAAGCACGTGTTGCACAGATCAAAATTCAAGCAGAAGAGTCTACTTCAGACTACGACAAAGAGAAGCTTCAAGAGCGTATGGCTAAACTTGCTGGCGGCGTAGCCGTAATCAAGGTTGGCGCAGCAACTGAAGTTGAAATGAAAGAGAAGAAAGCACGCGTAGAAGACGCACTACACGCAACTCGCGCAGCGGTTGAAGAAGGTGTGGTTGCTGGTGGTGGTGTTGCACTAGTACGCGTAGCAAGCAAAATCGGTGAGCTAGACGTAATCAACGAAGACCAGAAGCACGGTGTGATCATCGCACTACGTGCAATGGAAGCGCCACTACGTCAAATCGCGGCTAACGCGGGTGAAGAAGGTTCAGTTGTTGCTAACAACGTTAAGAACGGCACCGGTAACTACGGTTACAACGCAGGTAACGACACATACGGCGACATGCTAGAGATGGGTATCCTAGACCCAACTAAAGTAACTCGTAGCGCACTACAGTTCGCTTCTTCAATTGCCGGCCTAATGATCACGACAGAGTGTATGGTTGCTGAAGTTAAAGAAGATGCAGCTGATATGGGCGGCATGGGCGGCATGGGTGGTATGGGCGGTATGGGCGGCATGATGTAA
- a CDS encoding co-chaperone GroES, protein MNIRPLHDRVIVKRSEVESKSAGGIVLTGSAAEQSSRGEVLAVGNGRILENGNLMPLDVKVGDIVIFNEGYGVKKEKIDGEEVLILSESDLMAVVG, encoded by the coding sequence ATGAACATTCGTCCATTACATGATCGTGTCATTGTTAAGCGTTCAGAAGTTGAATCAAAGTCAGCTGGTGGCATCGTACTAACAGGTAGTGCTGCTGAACAATCTAGCCGTGGTGAAGTTCTTGCTGTAGGCAATGGACGCATTCTTGAAAACGGTAACCTAATGCCTTTAGACGTTAAAGTTGGCGATATCGTTATCTTCAACGAAGGTTACGGCGTGAAAAAAGAGAAGATTGATGGTGAAGAAGTTCTGATCCTATCTGAATCAGATCTAATGGCTGTAGTGGGTTAA